The proteins below come from a single Mya arenaria isolate MELC-2E11 chromosome 8, ASM2691426v1 genomic window:
- the LOC128244178 gene encoding uncharacterized protein LOC128244178: MKGCTSETNTRSAGMKGCTLDTNTCSQGMKGCTLDTNTRSQGMKGCTLDTNTRSQGMKGCTSDTNTCSQGMKGCTLDTNTRSQGMKGCTLDTNTRSQGMKGCTLDTNTRSAGMKGCTLDTNTRSQGMKGCASDTNTRSPGMKGCTSDTNTCSEGMKGCTSDTNTRSPGMKGCTSDTNTRSQGMKGCTSDTNTCSQGMKGCTSDTNTRSQGMKGCTSDTNTRSQGMKGCTSDTNTRSQGMKGCTSDTNTRSQGMKGCTSDTNTRSQGMKGCTSDTNTRSPGMKGCTSDTNTRSQGMKGCTSDTNTCSQGMKGCTSDTNTCSQGMKGCTLDTNTRSQGM; the protein is encoded by the coding sequence ATGAAGGGTTGTACATCGGAAACCAACACGCGCTCAGCAGGCATGAAGggttgtacattggataccaaCACGTGCTCACAGGGCATGAAGggttgtacattggataccaaCACGCGCTCACAGGGCATGAAGggttgtacattggataccaaCACGCGCTCACAGGGCATGAAGGGTTGTACATCGGATACCAACACGTGCTCACAGGGCATGAAGggttgtacattggataccaaCACGCGCTCACAGGGCATGAAGggttgtacattggataccaaCACGCGCTCACAGGGCATGAAGggttgtacattggataccaaCACGCGCTCAGCAGGCATGAAGggttgtacattggataccaaCACGCGCTCACAGGGCATGAAGGGTTGTGCATCGGATACCAACACGCGCTCACCAGGCATGAAGGGTTGTACATCGGATACCAACACGTGCTCAGAGGGCATGAAGGGTTGTACATCGGATACCAACACGCGCTCACCAGGCATGAAGGGTTGTACATCGGATACCAACACGCGCTCACAGGGCATGAAGGGTTGTACATCGGATACCAACACGTGCTCACAGGGCATGAAGGGTTGTACATCGGATACCAACACGCGCTCACAGGGCATGAAGGGTTGTACATCGGATACCAACACGCGCTCACAGGGCATGAAGGGTTGTACATCGGATACCAACACGCGCTCACAGGGCATGAAGGGTTGTACATCGGATACCAACACGCGCTCACAGGGCATGAAGGGTTGTACATCGGATACCAACACGCGCTCACAGGGCATGAAGGGTTGTACATCGGATACCAACACGCGCTCACCAGGCATGAAGGGTTGTACATCGGATACCAACACGCGCTCACAGGGCATGAAGGGTTGTACATCGGATACCAACACGTGCTCACAGGGCATGAAGGGTTGTACATCGGATACCAACACGTGCTCACAGGGCATGAAGGGTTGTACGTTGGATACCAACACGCGCTCACAGGGCATGTAG
- the LOC128243408 gene encoding zinc finger protein SNAI2-like, translating into MDDKARSTENKSLDVNARDTRDKSLDLNENHVHELVAPASGEKEQKFRRVQLVVPEPKRLTSPSDSHKIDDVSKTRDMDSSLPAPGFVPYWPYQRLPWPLPVYPSIPGISAHAHMLHFPPYPGTSLPIPFLPDYFSQRNISSEYFEKLHSHLPRVPSSSLSPYSAMLFGQRSPLPHSQPSPEQKRDEGCSIKSDINTASEFSKETSPSHMSLLQNAPKTVYFDTLSTICTEKKKDKSVDAMKYQCSTCNRTYSTVSGLSKHKQFHCNQEKKEFSCKHCDKIYVSLGALKMHIRTHTLPCKCKLCGKAFSRPWLLQGHVRTHTGEKPFSCVHCLRAFADRSNLRAHLQTHSEVKKYSCRKCSKTFSRMSLLLKHEDSCARTMT; encoded by the exons atggatgACAAAGCACGGAGCACAGAGAACAAATCTTTGGACGTGAACGCACGAGACACTCGGGACAAATCTCTGGACTTGAACGAAAACCACGTGCACGAACTGGTGGCGCCAGCATCCGGCGAAAAAG aacAAAAGTTTCGGCGGGTTCAGTTGGTTGTTCCAGAACCAAAACGTCTGACTTCACCAAGCGATAGTCATAAAATCGATGACGTATCTAAAACACGTGATATGGATTCATCTCTTCCGGCACCAGGATTCGTTCCGTACTGGCCGTATCAGAGGCTTCCCTGGCCACTCCCAGTCTATCCAAGCATTCCTGGCATcagtgcgcatgcgcatatgCTACATTTTCCTCCATATCCGGGTACTAGTCTTCCAATTCCGTTCCTACCGGATTATTTTTCACAGCGAAACATTTCTTCAGAGTATTTCGAAAAACTTCATTCACATCTTCCTCGCGTGCCAAGCTCATCACTGTCACCCTACTCCGCAATGTTATTCGGACAGAGAAGTCCACTACCGCATAGTCAACCGTCACCTGAACAGAAACGTGATGAGGGTTGTTCAATAAAATCTGATATAAATACTGCAAGTGAATTCAGTAAAGAAACATCCCCTAGTCATATGTCTTTGTTACAAAATGCACCCAAGACGGTGTATTTCGATACTTTGTCTACAATTTGTACGGAAAAGAAGAAAGATAAAAGTGTAGACGCTATGAAATACCAATGCAGCACGTGTAATAGAACATACTCCACTGTTAGCGGACTTTCTAAACACAAACAGTTCCATTGTAACCAAGAAAAGAAAGAATTCTCATGCAAACACTGTGACAAGATATACGTGTCCCTCGGCGCACTCAAGATGCACATACGAACGCATACGCTGCCATGTAAGTGTAAATTATGCGGTAAGGCGTTCTCGCGCCCGTGGCTGCTCCAGGGACACGTGCGCACGCACACGGGGGAGAAGCCTTTCTCGTGCGTCCACTGCCTGCGCGCGTTTGCCGACCGCTCAAACTTGCGTGCGCATCTTCAAACCCATAGCGAGGTCAAGAAATACAGCTGTAGAAAGTGCAGTAAAACCTTCTCCCGGATGTCCCTACTTCTGAAACACGAGGATTCGTGCGCTCGAACAATGACGTAA